The following coding sequences are from one Eriocheir sinensis breed Jianghai 21 chromosome 13, ASM2467909v1, whole genome shotgun sequence window:
- the LOC126997824 gene encoding RNA-binding region-containing protein 3-like codes for MVRNFPRSTMPTTLKVWSFHKSISREAKEDLLRHFGALSVRHVGRRGKDEALLASFKSDGDCRYALGKLHQQEVLGVRLKAVFQDSAPPLPAQEPHRCQENVEPDEGAQEEKMQQKLKEFEVSLCSIASSLGINHPIPPNLRYVYPPPSASVIANIAGAHEVPK; via the exons ATGGTACGTAACTTTCCCCGCTCCACCATGCCCACCACACTCAAGGTCTGGTCGTTCCACAAATCCATTTCTCGGGAGGCGAAGGAGGACTTACTGAGGCACTTCGGGGCGCTGTCAGTCCGGCATGTTGGGCGGCGAGGCAAGGACGAGGCGCTGCTGGCAAG CTTCAAGAGTGATGGTGACTGCAGGTACGCTCTGGGCAAGCTTCACCAGCAGGAGGTCCTCGGCGTGAGACTGAAGGCCGTGTTCCAGGACTCAGCGCCGCCCCTGCCAGCACAAGAGCCTCACAG GTGCCAGGAGAATGTGGAGCCAGACGAGGGAGCCCAGGAGGAGAAAATGCAGCAGAAATTAAAGGAGTTTGAGGTCAGCTTGTGCTCCATTGCTTCCTCACTGGGCATCAACCACCCCATCCCACCCAACCTTAG GTATGTGTATCCTCCCCCCTCAGCTTCAGTCATCGCCAACATTGCTGGCGCTCACGAGGTCCCCAA ATga
- the LOC126998245 gene encoding alanine--glyoxylate aminotransferase 2, mitochondrial-like isoform X2, which translates to MEPSGLWAAWRRAQRPGWRPACPPVTTSRHRTRKVREAAEEQMRKLWHTTNIYMHPKIHEYAERLTQTLPGDLKVVYFVNSGSEANDLAMMMARLYTQAFDIVALRNAYHGASPYTAGLTAHSTWKFPYANGFGIHNAANPDPYLGLWGGHRDSVVQSVRAGESQLLEGGECSSAQKYVDQLEEVLTYSIPRGRLAAFFAESIQGVGGTVQYPLGYLKKAFELVRKHGGLCVSDEVQTGFGRTGDHFWGFECHGVVPDIVTMAKGIGNGFPLAAVVTTPTVASTMSKALHFNTYGGNPIASAVGISVLDTMDEDQTQRNCRELGPYFLSRLAALRARYPIIGDVRGKGLMLGGDIVEDKDTRKPHHAERIMEVWNGLKDCGVLVGRGGHYGQVLRIKPPMCITKEDIDFTIEAFQEVLGQVCE; encoded by the exons atg GAGCCAAGCGGTCTATGGGCAGCTTGGCGGAGGGCACAGCGGCCAGGGTGGCGGCCGGCATGCCCTCCTGTGACTACAAGCCGTCACCGtacaag gaaggtgagggaggcagcCGAGGAGCAGATGAGGAAGTTATGGCACACCACCAACATCTACATGCACCCCAAGATACATGAGTATGCTGAACGCCTCACACAGACCCTGCCAGGAGACCTCAAG GTGGTATACTTTGTGAACAGCGGGTCTGAGGCGAATGACCTTGCTATGATGATGGCGCGGTTGTACACCCAGGCCTTCGACATAGTGGCACTGAGGAACGCCTACCATGGGGCCTCGCCATACACTGCAGGGCTCACTGCACACAGCACATGGAAGTTCCCCTATGCTAATGGCTTTGGGATCCACAAT GCGGCCAATCCCGATCCTTACCTCGGGCTATGGGGGGGCCATCGTGACTCTGTAGTTCAGTCGGTGCGGGCGGGGGAGAGCCAGCTGTTGGAGGGGGGGGAGTGTTCCTCAGCACAGAAGTACGTGGACCAGCTGGAGGAGGTGCTGACCTACTCCATCCCTCGTGGCAGGCTGGCGGCCTTCTTCGCTGAGTCAATAcag GGAGTGGGTGGCACCGTGCAGTACCCTCTCGGCTACCTCAAGAAGGCGTTCGAGCTGGTACGAAAGCATGGCGGACTTTGCGTGTCGGACGAG gTCCAGACTGGCTTTGGCCGCACTGGGGATCATTTCTGGGGCTTCGAGTGCCATGGAGTCGTACCGGACATAGTCACCATGGCCAAGGGCATCGGCAATGGCTTCCCGTTAGCGGCTGTCGTCACCACCCCGACCGTTGCCTCCACCATGTCCAAGGCGCTCCATTTCAACACCTATGGCGGCAATCCGATCGCTTCCGCCGTGGGAATTTCTGTCCTGGAC ACAATGGACGAAGACCAGACCCAGCGGAACTGCCGGGAGCTTGGACCTTACTTCCTGAGCAGACTGGCAGCACTGAG GGCCAGGTACCCCATCATAGGAGACGTGCGGGGGAAGGGACTGATGCTCGGCGGGGACATTGTCGAGGACAAGGATACGCGGAAGCCCCACCACGCAGAGCGCATCATGGAAGTGTGGAACGGACTGAAAGATTGTGGCGTGCTGGTCGGGCGTGGAGGACACTATGgccag gtCCTCCGTATCAAGCCTCCAATGTGCATTACCAAAGAGGACATTGACTTCACCATTGAGGCTTTCCAAGAGGTGCTGGGACAAGTGTGTGAGTAG
- the LOC126998245 gene encoding alanine--glyoxylate aminotransferase 2, mitochondrial-like isoform X1, whose amino-acid sequence MQCARLTRHSLCNGAKRSMGSLAEGTAARVAAGMPSCDYKPSPYKGLSYDEMRRVRRDNLSPSLSTYYSEPLLIHEGHMQWLFDHTGRRFLDLFGGIVTVSLGHCHPKVREAAEEQMRKLWHTTNIYMHPKIHEYAERLTQTLPGDLKVVYFVNSGSEANDLAMMMARLYTQAFDIVALRNAYHGASPYTAGLTAHSTWKFPYANGFGIHNAANPDPYLGLWGGHRDSVVQSVRAGESQLLEGGECSSAQKYVDQLEEVLTYSIPRGRLAAFFAESIQGVGGTVQYPLGYLKKAFELVRKHGGLCVSDEVQTGFGRTGDHFWGFECHGVVPDIVTMAKGIGNGFPLAAVVTTPTVASTMSKALHFNTYGGNPIASAVGISVLDTMDEDQTQRNCRELGPYFLSRLAALRARYPIIGDVRGKGLMLGGDIVEDKDTRKPHHAERIMEVWNGLKDCGVLVGRGGHYGQVLRIKPPMCITKEDIDFTIEAFQEVLGQVCE is encoded by the exons ATGCAGTGTGCACGGCTGACCAGACACTCCTTATgcaatg GAGCCAAGCGGTCTATGGGCAGCTTGGCGGAGGGCACAGCGGCCAGGGTGGCGGCCGGCATGCCCTCCTGTGACTACAAGCCGTCACCGtacaag GGCCTTTCCTATGATGAAATGAGGAGGGTGAGGCGTGACAATCTGAGCCCAAGTCTCAGCACCTACTATAGTGAGCCACTGCTGATCCACGAGGGACACATGCAATGGCTCTTTGATCACACGGGGCGACGGTTCCTGGACTTGTTCGGCGGCATTGTCACCGTGAGCCTCGGCCACTGCCACCC gaaggtgagggaggcagcCGAGGAGCAGATGAGGAAGTTATGGCACACCACCAACATCTACATGCACCCCAAGATACATGAGTATGCTGAACGCCTCACACAGACCCTGCCAGGAGACCTCAAG GTGGTATACTTTGTGAACAGCGGGTCTGAGGCGAATGACCTTGCTATGATGATGGCGCGGTTGTACACCCAGGCCTTCGACATAGTGGCACTGAGGAACGCCTACCATGGGGCCTCGCCATACACTGCAGGGCTCACTGCACACAGCACATGGAAGTTCCCCTATGCTAATGGCTTTGGGATCCACAAT GCGGCCAATCCCGATCCTTACCTCGGGCTATGGGGGGGCCATCGTGACTCTGTAGTTCAGTCGGTGCGGGCGGGGGAGAGCCAGCTGTTGGAGGGGGGGGAGTGTTCCTCAGCACAGAAGTACGTGGACCAGCTGGAGGAGGTGCTGACCTACTCCATCCCTCGTGGCAGGCTGGCGGCCTTCTTCGCTGAGTCAATAcag GGAGTGGGTGGCACCGTGCAGTACCCTCTCGGCTACCTCAAGAAGGCGTTCGAGCTGGTACGAAAGCATGGCGGACTTTGCGTGTCGGACGAG gTCCAGACTGGCTTTGGCCGCACTGGGGATCATTTCTGGGGCTTCGAGTGCCATGGAGTCGTACCGGACATAGTCACCATGGCCAAGGGCATCGGCAATGGCTTCCCGTTAGCGGCTGTCGTCACCACCCCGACCGTTGCCTCCACCATGTCCAAGGCGCTCCATTTCAACACCTATGGCGGCAATCCGATCGCTTCCGCCGTGGGAATTTCTGTCCTGGAC ACAATGGACGAAGACCAGACCCAGCGGAACTGCCGGGAGCTTGGACCTTACTTCCTGAGCAGACTGGCAGCACTGAG GGCCAGGTACCCCATCATAGGAGACGTGCGGGGGAAGGGACTGATGCTCGGCGGGGACATTGTCGAGGACAAGGATACGCGGAAGCCCCACCACGCAGAGCGCATCATGGAAGTGTGGAACGGACTGAAAGATTGTGGCGTGCTGGTCGGGCGTGGAGGACACTATGgccag gtCCTCCGTATCAAGCCTCCAATGTGCATTACCAAAGAGGACATTGACTTCACCATTGAGGCTTTCCAAGAGGTGCTGGGACAAGTGTGTGAGTAG